The genomic DNA ATGGTCCGGCCGCTGGCACCGTGGCGGCTCACCTGGAAGGGATGCGCGGCGACCGCCACCCCGCCCCGGTCGCGGACCGTCCCGACGGTCTCGGCCATCGGCCGGCCGGGCACGGGGGCGGCCTCGACCCCGAGTGCGAGCAGATGCCCCTCCGCCGTCGAGACCTCCACCCCGGGGATGACGAACAGGCCGTATTCGGACGCGAGCCGTGCGGCCCGACGGGCCCCCCAGACGGTGTCGTGGTCGGTGATGGCCAGGCCGTCGAGCCCGGCGTCACGGGCCGCTGCCAGCACCGCGCGGACGGAGCCAGCGGCGTCGTGGGAGAACCGGGTGTGGACGTGCGTGTCGAGGCGTATCATCGGACTCCGAAGATGAGAATCAGGCAGAGCCCCGCTGCGACGGTCGCGAGGACGCCGACCAGCAGGTGGCTATCGTCGGTCTTGTAGCTCCGGTAGTTGGCGGTCATCGCCGGTCCCATCGGGAGGATGGTGGCAGCGGCGAGCCAGCCGTTCCACGCCGGAACGAAGCTGACGAGGAAGTAGTTCGCCACGACCACGGCGTTCGCGTGGACCACGGTGAGGCCCCGGTAGAAGGCCACGCCGTCGTCCACGCCGAACCCCTCCGTCGAGTGGCGGATGAGTCGCAGGCCGCCGAACGCCAGGACGACGAACCCGACCACGAGGCCCGCGTACACGTTCGGCGCCATCGTCAGGTGGTAGAGGAGGGCCGCGGGGACCAGGTAGGCGAAGATATCGATGTAGGAGTCGACCTGCAGGCCGAGGTCGCTGGTGACATCCAGGGCGCGAGCGACCGCGCCGTCGAGCTTGTCGAAGGCAAACGCACCCAGCATCGCGAGCAGGCCCCAGTTGGGCTGTCCGGAGGCCATGAGCAGCGCGGCCGCCCAGCCGAACAGGAGCGCCACGAGGCTCACGCAGTCCGCGACCGACAACTCCCGGAGGAAGCTCCGCCGGTCGGCCTCCCAGCCGTGTTCGGCCGCCCTGTCACGGACCCAGTCTACGATGCCTTCCGAGGCGGCTCCGGACATCCTTGCCCGGGACTGGGCACCATGGGACTATAAATTTTCACAATAATAAATACTTTAGATAAGAGTATATAGGTACGTTACGCCCAGTTAGTGAACGGTTCTCACGGGGCCTGCCCGGGTCACACGCGCGTCCGGTTGCGGCGCCGGAGCGGCCCCAGCCGGACGTAGTCCAGACGCTCCTCCGGTCCGAACCCGCAGGCCTCGAACGTCCACCGCGACGGCCGGTTGTCGGGGGCGATGAGCGCCCACGAGCGCGCCCGGTCCCACTCTCGCGCGACGCGGACGGCCGCCGCCACGAGCGCCCTCGCCAGTCCCTCGCCCCGGTGGTCGGGCGCGACGAACAACCGGTGGACGTACCCGCCCGGCTCGTCCAGCACCGTCTCCAGCACCTCGACCTCGACGGGACGGTCGGTCACGACGACGTGGCCCGCGTACGCGCCGTCCACGCGCGCGATGAGCCCACGGTCGAACGAGCCCAGCCCCGAGAGCGCCTCGCGGGGCGAGGCGGCGGCGTCGGCACCGAGGTTCGCAGGGAGGCCGGCTGGGTCACCGGCGAACGGCTCGATGCTCGCCCCGGCTGGCGGCTCGCGCTCTGGGACGGCCCCCTCGTGGGCGTACAGGAGCATCGTCGAGACGCGGACGCCACGCGCCGCCAGCCAGTCGTACGCCCGGCGCGCGGTCGCGGTCCGCGAGAGCCGCCAGAGTTCCATGTCGGGGGTGTCGGCGCTCGGGGCTTGAGTCGGTCGGAAGGATATGCATCCGTACTTGCTTCGTTCGCACGGTTCGAAGCTACCGTATACCGCGCCGCAGGCGCGGTTTCACTCGCCCGAGACGAGCGTCCTGTTGGCCGGGAGGCCGACAGGTCCGAGTCGAGGGCGAGCTTTTTTCTGAACGTTTTTTGCGCAAGCGGATTGCGGCCGCAATCTATTATCTGGCGGCGTAGCCGCCAGCCGGTGACCGCAGGGCGCCGGCGAAGCCGGCGCACAAGGTCACCCGCAGCGGAAAAAAGCTCGTTTACTTCCCGCGCCGTCGGTCCGCGCCGAGGCTCGGCTTCGTGTGCTCGGTACCCTTGCCACGGCCCTGCTGGCCGCGACCCTTCTGGCCCGCGGAGGTGCGCCCGCGGTAGGTGCGCCCGCGCTGGGAGTCGTCGCAGATCCAGTTCAGGTCGTCGTCGTTCTCGATGGCGGGGTGCTCGGGGTCCACGAGGATGACCTCGTGCCACTTCTTCGAGCCGTCCTCCCCGACCCAGTAGGAGTTCAGGACGCGGAGGTTGCGGAACTTCCGGCCCGCGCGCTCCTCGGCGATGCGCTGGATGGACTTCCGGCGGGTGATCTTGTTGACACCCTGGCGCTTCGAGCGCCGGCCGGCCTTGAACCGCTGCTTTCGCGCCCCGCCCTTCCGGACGGCGACGCGGGCCACGACGATGCCCTGCTTTGCCTTGTAGCCCAGCGAGCGCGCGCGGTCCAGCCGCGTCGGACGGTCGATGCGCTCGATGGCGCCCTGGTCGCGCCACTCCTGCTGGCGCTGCCACTGCAGTTCCGCGAGCTTGCCCTCCTTCGGGGAGTTCCAGGCCTCCCGGATGTGCGAGTAGAAGCTTCGTGTCATATTGTGTCACCGCGGGCGTTGCGTGGTTCAGCCCATCGGCGGCTGCGCCGCCTCTCCGGGGGCCCTGCCCCCGCTGGCCACATTCCATCCTGCCGTAGCAGGTGCCCGCCGGTGCCCGCGACCGACGAGTTACGCGTCTCTTCTCGGTTCGGGCTTCTAAGGGCTTCGGAACGCGGGCGTCCCGGGCAACGACACACCTTTTCCCCCGCCACACCAGTAGACGACCCATGACAGAGGTCGAGGTACCGGAGAGCCACCCCCGGTACGAGTCGCTGCTGACCCGCCACCGCATCGAGGCAGGCGTCGAGAAGGGCATCACCTCCCGGCAGGGGCTCATCGCCCAGGGCCGCGGCGAGGCGTACGACTACCTGCTCGGCGAGCGGACCATCCCGTCGGCGGACGAGGCCGAGCGGGCGGCGGCCGCGCAGTTCCTCCTCGCCGACCAGGCCGTCGTCTCCGTCAACGGGAA from Haloglomus litoreum includes the following:
- a CDS encoding GNAT family N-acetyltransferase, which produces MELWRLSRTATARRAYDWLAARGVRVSTMLLYAHEGAVPEREPPAGASIEPFAGDPAGLPANLGADAAASPREALSGLGSFDRGLIARVDGAYAGHVVVTDRPVEVEVLETVLDEPGGYVHRLFVAPDHRGEGLARALVAAAVRVAREWDRARSWALIAPDNRPSRWTFEACGFGPEERLDYVRLGPLRRRNRTRV
- a CDS encoding 50S ribosomal protein L15e encodes the protein MTRSFYSHIREAWNSPKEGKLAELQWQRQQEWRDQGAIERIDRPTRLDRARSLGYKAKQGIVVARVAVRKGGARKQRFKAGRRSKRQGVNKITRRKSIQRIAEERAGRKFRNLRVLNSYWVGEDGSKKWHEVILVDPEHPAIENDDDLNWICDDSQRGRTYRGRTSAGQKGRGQQGRGKGTEHTKPSLGADRRRGK
- a CDS encoding CDP-alcohol phosphatidyltransferase family protein produces the protein MSGAASEGIVDWVRDRAAEHGWEADRRSFLRELSVADCVSLVALLFGWAAALLMASGQPNWGLLAMLGAFAFDKLDGAVARALDVTSDLGLQVDSYIDIFAYLVPAALLYHLTMAPNVYAGLVVGFVVLAFGGLRLIRHSTEGFGVDDGVAFYRGLTVVHANAVVVANYFLVSFVPAWNGWLAAATILPMGPAMTANYRSYKTDDSHLLVGVLATVAAGLCLILIFGVR